The DNA sequence GACCATTTTAATTGATAATAGATGCCCAAAATGTAGAACTTTAACCAAAGACTTGTCCATTTTAATACAAAATGGGGATTAAAGGGACTTAGAATTTCTGCTTTTTCTAATAGAAGTCCCTGAAGAACATATACCAAAGTGTTTGAGAACTTCACCCAAACCTACTTTAAAACGTTATGTGCAATTAAGTTTTTTGACATAATTATATTACGTAATTGTTGGGTCTGGTTTCTTGAGCTTACAGTGTACCTGGAAAATAAACctcttaaggaaaaagaaaatccctaCTGATTATTGAAAGACTATATATGCAAACAAGATGGTGTTGTAAAGCGGTAACTTGAAACTCCAAGAAAGCACTTGATGTTTTTATATGCTTGTAGCAAATTGATGTTCTAACTGTAGTTTTATAGAAAGTATTGATGCTTTTATGTTTTTCAGAACTTTCATATGTTAAAGCAAACTGTTTGAATGTGTAACTATTTGAGTTTATGTAAGCATGTATACCCTGTGCTAAAAGTCATGTTTCAGTTTGTGTACAATAATATGCAACTTTTGGTTtaagtttttttcttaaaacattagtggcttatgttttaaaaagaaaatcaccagcatgaaagtgcaaaaaaaaaaaaaaagagttttgctAAAGCAAAAATCATCAAGGCATAGTGTTACCTTggtcatttaaattattttgatttttggtgTAATGAAAACAAGTCTTCTCAAGAAAGCATCTATGATTCACATTATTCTTAGACAAAAGTTTGAACATTCCAATAGAACAGTATACAATTCCAAAGTGACTGTGTCCATCTGAGAGTACAGATATGTTGATTCTAACCCTGACTATCCTCTGAATTTGAGCCCTAGTAGCCTGCATGTGAGTTTCATATCAAAGCTTCTTTCAATAGAATTATGACTTGCATGAAAGCCTGTGGTTTTTCCCATGCTTGATAATAAAGCAAACATGTATTCATTAAAATACATACCAAATTAATCTCTTCTGCATTGAAATCCTCAGCCAAGAAAGCAGTCCTAGTTAAAACTTCATGGCGTTTGGTCTCATGAATCTGATCCAGTTTTGTTCCTATTACCAACAGTGGGATTTGGTTATCAGCAAACTGCTCCCGATCGTAATCTCTGGGATAAATAATAAGGAAGAAGTGAATAGAGTTTACTTTTCCAATGCAGGTATATGAATTTAAAAGTAATTAACTGGGGccgggaatgtagcttagtggtagagtgtttgcctagcattcatgaagccctgggttccattcctcagtaccacataaacagaaaaagccataactggcactgtgcctcaagtggcaaagccttgagcacagagaggctcagggacagaacctaggcactgagttcaagccccaaaactggcaaaaaaaaaaaaaaagtaattaactgCTTTCTGCTTACCATCCACCTATAAGTCTACTTTCCCCCAATTTTTCCCTTATATTTTTTCAATTACCAATCTACTATCACCTGAGTTCTAACTATTCATTTAACTAAGAGATTTGTTCCTGAATATCTTTACTGCAGACGACTTGAACAATGAAGTATACTGTGATCATGTGATCTGACTTCTTCCAGAGCGCTATCTTCTATTGCtgacactttgtgtgtgtgtgtgtgtgtgtgtgtgtgtgtgtttccagtgtAGAAGCAGAGAATAGATTCACACCTTAGTATATGGGAAACCAAGAAGCCTGCACACCAACCTTGTGCAAGAGAGGAATATAGCAAGTTTCTGGAGCAGGAATACTATCTATATCCATCACACACATTTCTGTCTCTATATAAAAATGGATCAGACAATGGGGAAATGAAATATGGAAGCTTAAGGCTGAATAAGTTGAATATAGGTGATACTATAGCTTGGAGAAAAATAGATTAAACaaatagaaatggaaggaaaatagCTGAACAGTAAAatgagtagaaaaagaaaatatttagcacCAAATAATTTTTGTCCTGACACTGGAGCCATGGTAGACAGAGAGTAGTTAATCAGTCATAGTCCTTGGCTATTACAATTCCTTTCTATATCTATCCAAAGGACCGAGTAGTACTATAAATGGTGTTTCTTATCACTGTAAGGAACATAAAGCCCATTGTTGCTGAATAAGTTTAAATTCTATTCACATATTAGCAGGACAGCAGATTTGAGTTCCTGACATGTTGAAAGCTCAATTTACCACAGTCAGCAAAATCTACCTTTGAACATTTTATGACAGTGCATCAATATTATATAATCTAATCGATACAACCAAGTTGAGCAcagtttttcttctacctttgctaccacttttctttctttttgagtaaTCTAAATTGGGATGGAGGGGACACTACTCAATCATTGTGCCCTTCAAAATAATTTCCCAGAGCCAAAGCTATTGGTGCAGTCTTAGAACACAACTGTTTTGGGCTATGTAACCTCTTATACCATAGGGATATCAAAATTCTATTTATTGCATCAAAACTAGTAACAGTTCAAGTTCAAGACTTTTAAACCAACATGTTTTTTGACATCATTTGGATTTAGGAGACATGCTCCAAAACTAAAATTTGATTTATAGAGAATGTTTGCAGAATATAtgcatttaggatttttttcttatattcacTAATACTGTCTCATAAAATTTTTTATATGTATTCTATCACATTCCATCTTTGATGCATATATATTGGTGGCATATTCTCTTGCATACTAACAAGTGTACAGTATAAACATTTGCTCTCTGATTGCTCCTTTTAGCTTTCATTACATTCACTGTCACACAAAAGTAGACAATTAGGATTTGTCAGTTaaagattaattttaaaagatagcCATACCACATTAACTGTAGTTTTccattatataattttctttgataAAATCTTGTGTTCAGTTTAAAATCTgatcttgaaatatttttctaaaaagcATTATGTAAAAATCTAATGGAGGGAATTTTAACAAGGATAAATAACACCAATAACTCCTCAACATCACAAAGACATAAACAACTAGGCGTCACAATGTTactttgggcaaaaaaaaaagctctgtatcttttagacattacatttaactgTCATTGAGACAACATTTAAGATTCAGGAAACAAGTCTGAAAGACTCTACAGGGATACAATTAGCAAATTCCAGAAAAAGGAAACTACCCATCTTTTTCTACAACAAACTATTTTtacaaaagagagagaatctaagggctggggatatggcctagtggcaagagtgctcaccttgtatacatgaagccctgggtttgattccccagcaccacatatacagaaaatggccagaagtggcgctgtggctcaagtggcagaatgctagccttgagcaaaaagaagccagggacagtgctcagaccctgagaccaagccccaggactggcaaaaaaaaaaaaaaaaaaaaaaaaaaaaaaagagacaatctAAGATGAAAAGAAACTTAAACAAAATGCAGTGGGTTAGGCTTAGTTAAGTTACTATTTTGAACAAAccaatcatattttttaaagataaattggGAAATTAAAGCAATATTTGATTATTAAAGAATGactattaaaattttaagtatggTAACTATGTTAGTTATGTAAAAAGTCCTTATTATTTAAGGCACACACTGTAGCACATATGGATGAAACGGCACATCTAATATTTGTTTCAAAATAATGGGTAAGTGGAGAATGGGTAGAGATATAGCTGAAACAAGATTggccatagggctggggatatggcctagtggcaagagtgcttgccttgtatacatgaggccctgggttcaattccccagcaccacatatgcagaaaatggccagaagtggcgctgtggctgaagtggcagagtgctagccttgagcaaaaagaagccagggacagtgcttaggccctgagtccaagccccaggactggccaaaaaaaaaaaaaaaaaccacacacacacacacacacatacacacacacacaaagattggCCATAGACTGAGTTAGTAAAATCTGTTCGTAAGTACGTAATAGttcattttctgttctttatttttaagaatatttgaatttttctgtGATAAGAAGTTAAAAACATGTATCAAAAActtaattaaaacatttatatGGTTCCAAATTTAAGTTGATATAAAAGATACATACCAAGTGGTATTATTCCTACCTTCATCCTATTCACacatttcccttcttttccccatagataaaattatttttattctgattGATCCTTTCACTGATACTTTTTTCCACCTACTAGACCttgattttttgccagtcctgcagcttgaactcagggcctgggcactgcccctggcttctctttgctcaaggctagcactctaccacttgagccacagtgccacttctggctttttctatatacgtggtggtgaggaatcgaacctagggctttatgtgaggcaaacactctaccacttacccatattcccagccctaccttgagttttttgtttttcgggttgttgtttttttgcccgtcctagggcttgaactcagagtctgagcactgccctggcttctttttgctcaaggctagtactctaccacttgagccacagggccacttctggccttttctatttatgtggtgctgaggaattgaacctagggcttcatgcatgctaggcaagcactctaccactaagccacattcccagcctgagcttttttgtttttaattaacagTAGATAAATCTTTAACAAATAGATCTGTGGATCCTtttgctcctccttccccttccttcctttctcccccacttcctttctttgctctttCCCGTCCCCTCTCTCAGATTTCATATTTGTATCTCGTATCTGTAAGTTCAAGCTAGATGGAACTCCGAATTCAATACTATTAAATAGTTGAACTGGATATGGGGTTCTACCTTCAATCCCAGTACTGAGAGACTATCACAAGTTGGAAGCTAACCAGGGCTGCCTCAAACAGTCACAAAAAAATTAAGCACTGTATCATAAACCTAACAAAACATGTACAGGAATCATGTGCTGAAAAGCACATAATGCTGATTAAAGACACTGAGGAGATCTAAATAAATATAGAGAGACTATGTTCCTGAACTGGAAGATGCAACAGAATAAAGATGTCAATTCTCTCCAATTTGATCTATAGGTTTAATGCAAATGAAATTTTTGACAATATACACAAAAGGATTTCTATGTGGAAAGACAAATGATCTAGAATATCTAAACaattacaaaaaagaataaattgtaaGGAATCATGTTGGTTAATTTGAAGACTTACTGCCATGTGACTATAACCAAGACTGTGCTGGTTGGTGGAAGAGTAGACACaatagatcaatggaacagaattagaGTCCAAAAGTAGACCCACACAACATAGCCAATGAACTGACTTTTGGCAAAGTTGCAAAAGTAAttctatagggaaaggtgggTGATCTTTTCAATGAGTGACGTTGGAACAATTGGACATTCAAATGTAAAAGTTAACCTAAAGCTAAAACTTCCTATTTTCTATAAAGCTAATTGAAATAAGATCACAGGTAAATATAAACCCAAAACTATAAAACTCATAGaagaaatatggaagaaaatgCATATAATCTAGTATTACTGGGCAAAGAATCCTTACACATGATATTCCAAAGCATCCAAAGAAAAACTAATGTTTTGTTTTAGGACATTATTTGAGAATAAAAGGCCAATCtacaaactgggagaaaatattttcaaatcaaaTATCATATGAAGTGCCATTTTGTGAAGTACATTCCTGTAGTTGTTCCAGCATTTCAAACTAATTGTGAAGTAATTGTGAGCTTACCCATTTGTCACTAAGACTCCAGTGGGCACCATATCCCTACTGAGGGCTTCCACTGACCAACGACTCAAGTTCTGAGATGACTTCTTATTTGTTAAGTCATGCACTAGAATAATACCTAAAATAAACAGAGGAAGTAATGTCAGTACTATAACAATTGCTCTTCATTTCACAACTGGTAAAGAGAATCTTAATCTTACTAAGCATAAGCATTTTGTGGCTTAATGAATCTAGTATTCTGATgtgaataacaaaacaaaatgtaaaatgacCTCTATAAGCAGTGACAAATAATTATAAAAGCTCATCAATTTTATaacctttaaaacattttataaggGCTGGTAAAATGTCATTAGACATTTGGAATGTCTTTTCTTACTCATCCCTCAAACTTCCTGAGTGTTTCCTTTATGCATGGTCCTACTTGCTGAGTTACTTCATCAATCTGTGGTGACACAATCCTGCAAACCTAGCTACTGGAGAAACAGAGGCAAGAGATAATCAGTTATGGAAACTCTACCCGAAAAAAAAAGGGCTGTTGGTGTGGCCCAAATAGTATGGCACCGggctagcatgcaggaagccctggttcCTAGTACCATccgaaaccaaaccaaacaaaacaaacgccacaaaaaatgaaacaaaacaaataaaaacagtgcTTAAGTATAAGAAATTATATCCGTTCAACAAGTTGCATTGTTTCTATACAGAACAGGGTAATGCCAGAGATAACAGTATAAAAGTATATTGTTATATACACCCCAAACAATGTCAACACCGATTtatcaaaataatattaattaaatttgtATAACTGCTATTCTTTGACAGACAAAATACTGTCCCACAGATTACTTGGAAATTTCACTTTTTAGTTCTTTGAACTAGATGGCTAACCATGTAAGCTTGCTACATATAAAAGATTTAGTTAAAAGTACAAAAGATGTATGCCATTAGAGGACAAATGAAAGAGATCACCAAAAAATATGAATCCAAACATGAACTTTTTgagagattaagaaaaataacaaaatgcatCAAGGCTCAGAAATATAATTAAACAGATCAAAGGCAGGGAATATTTTTTCTGCCAAGAGccattggatatttataacaataCTCATGGGCCATACCAACATTATTAGTAAAGGAAGATATCTGTGAGCAGCCAATAAGAAGCTATGTTCGTCCTGTCATgtaccaaataatttttttaaaaatgatctttcaTTAGCATACATAAGTTTTATAAGGGAgacttcactgtgacatttcacaGATCAGTCTTTCCtatccccacttttttttttttttttttgccagttctgggccttggactcagggcctgagcactgtccctgggcttctttttgctcaaggctagccactctgtcACCCGAgcaacagtaccacttctggctgttttctatatatgtggtgctagggaattgaacccagggcttcatgtgttggggttcagctttggccttgaggggggaagggcaaaggagagctATCCGGAGATgcggcccttcccccagccctggggcagtgcgaAGCaggccacacctctctgggtccggaaccagaagggctggctttgcaaccagccccccaaacTTCTCGCCAGCTAGCACGTATGCCCCCCCATTTTtcacgggctttgcccatggggtggtgctatgcaagtgacgttagcccatgagggggcttaagacaagctcgccagcctatcgccagctcttggtagatcaccccttttctcctcaccattactatattagctgttagccactcccttattaaatcagatttgctcttgaagctgtctccaaGACTCGGTgtatgcctggcttccttcctgggtaaggagggaggaaaagggatctcgttcagccacgtgcacctgaggtcttcacTAGCCCCctactccaccctggccttgcctgccggttgggtgaccaggggagagggtgagaaagggagcagagAGAATAGAGTAAGCCtggcatccccgcaccaggggaggcgaACCTAGCCCAGCATTCATGTAtacgaatcaagcactcttgccactaggccatatccccagccccttgtaccAAATAATTTTACAGGTCTTATACAGCCAGTAGGCCGGATATTCCCCATTCCTGTCAGAAAGGCAAAGCAGATTATTACAATAATATATAGTGGAATTTAGAATATTTGTGACCCACATAGTTCTTAAACTCCCAACACTTTTTTTATGTTACACTGAGTCTATGGTACAAGAAGACCTAGGATCTATGATTCATCCATCTTCATATATGAGATACATCAATTTGAAAAAGGCAGAAGAGGTAGAATCAATTATCTCTAGTTTTCATAGACATGAGTATAACTAGTATGTTTGTATAAGTTATACTTGATGATAGATTGACTTGTGTCTCTCTTGGTATCTGGAACAAATTGAGCTCTGACATTTGCCCTCATATCTAACTGCACCTACTCTGACTTGCTTAGTGAAGGGTTCTTACAGGCACATCaaaagcacacacatatatgaataatatatatgtatatataaaacactcatatatatatgaatagagGACTACTATTAAAGAATATAGCTAATATTTATTTAGTACTTATGGGCTAGTATTGTGCTTTACTTGTGGTATCTAATTTAACTTTCAGAGGAGTGCTATGTGGTATGAATTATTGCTACCTATACAGAAGACATGAGACTCAGAGATGTTGAATAACTTCTTCTAAGTCACATATTAAGCAGGGTAGTCAATTTGGATtaaggttttttgcttttttgactGAGGATGAAACCCAGGGCATTGTTCTACTTGAGGTACACTTCTATGGCTCGTACAGGTATTTTGACAGTAGAACACTGGGGGAAGCATATTAAAACCTCATGTTAGGGTAACGAAATAACAGATAGTTTCTCCCTTCCCTATTTTCAGGTATTAATGCTACAAAACTGTAGGTGGGACTGTTGGTAGGGAAAGTGAAAGGATTACAAAAGACCTAGGCTGGCTAGCAGATGgacaagaaaatttattttatcttaaagtAAGGCTTTAGCGGTTTTAAGAACATCTGAGCATCttctttctaattctttttcatttaatctGAGAGTTCATGTTTTGTAAGTGATACAAGAGCCAAGGTGGGACTCAGACAAAAAGAGAATGACAGCTGATAAGAAAATGTTCTAATTTAAGGGAGAAAAGCAGAGACACTTCAAAACATGCATTTCCTGAGGAGATTATGCCTGTCAGTGAGCAAAGAAGGTAAGGTACTGAAATTACTGCTAAGATAAAGACTGAGCTTTCAAATGAAGAGACCCTTATGTCCTCTTTCTTAGGGTCCTAGATAAGGAATCTTGAGAGCTTTGATTAGAAGAAATGTTCCAGAGCTATAGTAAAAGAACacagaaatctttttttgttttgtaattatcttaagcaaagtaagccagacccagagaaacatacaatgcattgtttccctcatttgcggtagctagaatgtgcctataaatctataagtaaacacactgggtggtaagcaaggtaagcaaatgaattaactgaagtgtaatagactctatggagagctcaactagtagatttctttaaaaagattaagtacaaagcccaacaaaataagttccAGGAAATCAGTACTTGCAAGAGAGGAGGGCGGGGCCAGGGGAAAGGGGTgaagaatgaaaagaggaaggagagagaatgcaGAAGGGGAATGAAAATGTTACAgtaatgacacagatcaagatgtattatatacataaactgctttgttaaatggcaaaaaaaattcaatacataacctaaaaattaggaaaagtgaaggaaggggtgggtaggttgggaggggtgggtgagaatgttaaaaggggtgacactgatcaagatgcacagtattcctaaactgctttgatgaatggTAACTCCATTATACAGCTACTCaataaaactattcaaaaaaCAGGGCTATTTTTACCATTAGGAATCAGGAATTATATCTCAGACTTAGCAACAAAACCAACATAGACTATTATGCATTGTTTTTCACAATATTGCAGGGGATAGACAGTACTTTGgaagttctttgttttttgtcaagTACTCAAATATGATTTTATTCCTAAATATTAGTTTGCAAcaataataaagataaaatagatGTTTACTGTTATGAGTTACATGATTAGAACATATAAACATGAATGGAATGTGATATGCAGATTAAAACCAAGAGTTGTGAGTATACTGCTTCTTTCTCAAATTTGAGATGGGTCTGGCACATTATAGCATTTCATAGATGATTTGTACTCCTACACTGTTAAAATATGGTAgaagttaaaaatgttttaccatttacAGAGTTGTAGAATACTGCTCTTGTGCTTTTCACACTGCTGGCACTGCCCACAGAGCCTCCAACATCCCATAATTCTATGTAGAAAGTCTTCTCTTCTGGGGTTCCTTCTTTGTAGTCATGAACCTAACAGATcaatcaattaaaataattattagatTTACTAAGCAGATTGATAAGCACCCTCATTCAGTTTAAAGCAATGGGAAGTCCATATcaacttctttctctgtctctgattGTCATCTCTTTTCATAGTAATACTTCAACTTAAGTAACTTCTGGCTTTAGAGGACTATTGTTAACTGATGCTAACATCTTTAACAGTTCCTCCTACTTCCAAAGCTTCAGTTCATAACTAAGCATAAGTTCCACAGGCCGTCCTTACACTCTTGTGGAGTTTACAGAAATACACATTCAGACAAACAAAAGTCATTTATAATTTAAATGTACCTGTGGAACCATCTTTCTATCAACTTGGtagccctttccttttccctgatAATTATTTCATACTTTCAcatctttttcaaattttcagtATCTCTTCTTCAAACTCACTAACACCCAATAACTGTTTCCTAGAACAGAATGAATAAGAAAAGAACCTCTACAATCAACTTTCCCCAAATCTATCTGCCTCCCTGCTCATATAATTTGATTTCCTTTTACCTCTTACCTTAAGGCTGTCCATATTCTCCTGTGTATGAAATCCCATCCTTATGTTATTAATCAATGACGTAGAATCACcaattcttccccttcccccttataGCACAATTTTCCTCTCTGCTGGATAATTCTCACTAGCATAGAAATATGCCACAATACTCCTCTAACTACCATACCACTTTCTACTCCTTTTCATGGAAAAGCATCGAAAAAGTTGCCTGTTTTCAGCTCTCATTCTTTTCCCCCATATTCTCTTTTGAACCCATTTCTATGAAACCTTTGCCCCAATCAGGCCACTGAGCTATTCCTCACCAGGGTCACCAATTACCTACATACTTCTAACCCCAATGGTAAAGTAGCTGTTTTcattttactctaccacttgacacaacCAGTCAGTACTTTGTgccttacatttctttcttcccttagcTTCTAGGATATAAcacttcagttttttcttttttccatttcattggctagtccttttttttttttttttgttaagataCAGTTTTCTGAACTTTTTTGTCTCAGCTagcttagaactgcaatctttCCAATCTccacttcccacatagctggtgTGATGAGCATGTACCACCAAATCCAGCTACTAGTTGAAATGGGGTCTCATgatcttttctttcccattttcctttttctttttgccagtcctagggcttgaacttagggctaggatgttgtccatgagcctctttgtgctcaaggttagcactctaccatttgacagtaccacttccagctttttttgaatagtttattggagataaggtatGAATCATTTCAAACTGCAAGTCAGATTATCTCACCCTTCCACATAAATCCTTCTGGTCTTTTTCACTATGCATAGTACAGttcaatgtctttttcttttgcatgGCTATAAAATAGGTTTTATTGCCTATTTAACTATTCAACTATCTAACTGTTCAAAAGCAAATTCTGGGATAGTAATAGAACAAAGTAAGATGGTTCAGGGCTCTGTGTACATGTGCCTATGTgtgttttattagcatatatcagTTATACAACaggagtttcattttgacatttctaCCACACATGCATACCATGTATACATCagaacttttaatatttttgtttagaaTTATACAGGCTATTCTTACTGAATCAGGTTCTTTGGGGTGAGTCGTAAGCGTGCAGTTCACCAAAAAATTCTGCCAGAACTCTTTGCATAATGATTGCTGATTTCACAGAAGAGAACTATTCTCGTATTAGGAAGCTGATATTATGCTTCTTGACTTCCATGAttcctgatttatttatttatttatttatttattgccagtcctggggattgaattcagggcctgagcactgtacctggcccctctttgctcaaggctaagcactctaccacttgagccacagcaccctttctggctttttctatacatatggtactgaggagttgaacccaaggcttcatgtatacaaggcaaggactctactactaggccatattccgagccctccTGATTATCTTTGAATCTCACTTTCCAAGAACCCTATTAAGAATACAAGGCTTATAACAAAGACAGTAAGACAGAAAAATGAGAACAAGAAAGTCACAGCAATCGGAGAACATATTGGATAATGGAAATTAATACTGCACTAGAAAATATCCCTACTTTGCTATATGGTATAAGTAACTGATAACATGTGACCATGCTAAATCATTcaataaaacattttgtttaaGATAGTGGagaaatgtatacaatataaCAAGATTCttcttaaggttttttttaaattgttattaaaaaggcgatatacaaaggggctacagttacataatcaggcaatgagtacatttctttttgggcaatgtcatctcttcccttgctttgcccatccctacccacagttgtatagttccCTATGCACAAgttgtttattttcaacatggtatctagtgagtaccaccgcTACATTTACCAAGATTCTTAAGTTATGCAATTAAAGCAAGAAATACACAATGTTATAAGGAGCAAGTTATCTCTTATGATAAAGCTCAGCCACTGCCTTGGAGCTTTCCtgatctgccttccttcctgccctggaCCAGGGCAAGCAGATCCTCCTATTTGCTTATAAAACATCCTGTTCATTGATGATTTCACTGACCACACCACCTTATTTATCTCCCCACAGGGTCCATTCTTATTACTCATCTTTGCATCCCTAGACAATAGTATAATACCTAGTACACATTAAATGCTCAGAcatgtttattaaataaattaaagataTATCATCCTCCAAAGTCTTGTTAGACTCAGTTTATTCACGTATCAAATTCTGGTGATTTTgtaatttggtttggtttttgtgtggCACTGGAGTTTGCACCAGAGCTTCACCCATGTTCTAGCACTGGGCTATCCCCTCAGACTAAATTCCAGTTCTTCTTAAGGAGAGTTCTGAAAATAAACTAAATTAGAATCAAcaggaacttttatttttaatggattcCTGGACTATTCCCCAAGCTTCTGGGAAGAGGTTCAAAAGTCTATATATTTTTGTAAAAGCTCCTTACAGAGGTATAGCTCAGTCAGTGATACAGCACTTGTCTAGTATGTGCAAGGTCCGGGAATCAATCCCAAGcaccataaaataaaacaaagtgtgcatacacgcatgcacacacacacacacacacacacacacacacttctgcttGCCA is a window from the Perognathus longimembris pacificus isolate PPM17 chromosome 5, ASM2315922v1, whole genome shotgun sequence genome containing:
- the Rabl3 gene encoding rab-like protein 3 gives rise to the protein MASLDRVKVLVLGDSGVGKSSLVHLLCQNQVLGNPSWTVGCSVDVRVHDYKEGTPEEKTFYIELWDVGGSVGSASSVKSTRAVFYNSVNGIILVHDLTNKKSSQNLSRWSVEALSRDMVPTGVLVTNGDYDREQFADNQIPLLVIGTKLDQIHETKRHEVLTRTAFLAEDFNAEEINLDCTNPRYLAAGSSNAVKLSRFFDKVIEKRYFLRDGNQIPGFPDRKRFWGGTFKSLHYD